The proteins below come from a single Parazoarcus communis genomic window:
- a CDS encoding conjugative transfer ATPase, which yields MRWKLPWPKPAALKLAASGAGDDEQPDGWQRHIEALRQAGIPEPGSAVRGRKPATEADEQALYEVAPSFVELLPWVEFLPESRSMLLEDGQSVAAFFELVPLGTEGREPGWLAHARDALENALQDSFDELDENPWVLQLYAQDEPSFDQYMQTLRDYVQPRARGTAFTEFYLRFFGHHLRAVAKPGGLFEDTVVTRLRWRGQTRRVRMVVYRRATGQASRRGQTPEQMLNIVCDRLCGGLANAGIQARRMVAADVHDWLLRWLNPRPAMLGPSTEDRERFYALARYPDETEAGEIELASGRDFSQRLFFGQPRSDVEHGTWYFDGMPHRVLITDRLRMPPGTGHLTGETRKGDAINTLFDQMPEDTLLCLTMVATPQDVLESDLNHLAKKAVGETLASEQTLKDVHEARSLIGSAHKLYRGTLAFYLRGRDEAELDRRGLDLANVMLNAGLQPVREDDEVAPLNSYLRWLPCCYNPGKDRRRWYTQLMFAQHAANLSPVWGRAQGTGHPGITMFNRGGGPITFDPLNRLDRQMNAHLFLFGPTGSGKSATLNNLLNQVTAIYRPRLFIVEAGNSFGLFSDFARRLGLTVNRVKLAPGSGISLAPFADARRLIETPSDVQTLDADALDEDLPPDASAMEADEQRDVLGELEITARLMITGGEDKEEARMTRADRSLIRQCILDAAEHCVAEKRTVLTRDVRNALRTRGQDPTLPEMRRVRLLEMADAMDMFCQGTDGEMFDRDGTPWPEADITLVDLATYAREGYNAQLSIAYISLISTVNNIAERDQYLGRPIINVTDEGHIITKNPLLAPYVVKITKMWRKLGAWFWLATQNIDDLPRAAEPMLNMIEWWICLSMPPDEVEKIARFRELSPAQKALMLSARKEAGKFTEGVILSKSMEVLFRAVPPSLYLALAQTEPEEKAERYQLMQQHGVSELDAAFKVAEKIDRARGIESPALALP from the coding sequence ATGCGCTGGAAACTTCCCTGGCCTAAGCCGGCCGCGCTGAAGCTGGCCGCATCCGGCGCTGGTGATGACGAGCAGCCGGACGGCTGGCAGCGCCACATTGAGGCCTTGCGCCAAGCCGGCATCCCCGAACCCGGCTCGGCAGTCCGGGGCCGCAAACCGGCGACGGAGGCCGACGAGCAGGCGCTGTACGAGGTCGCACCGTCCTTCGTGGAACTGCTGCCCTGGGTCGAGTTCTTGCCCGAGTCAAGGTCCATGTTGCTGGAGGACGGCCAATCGGTGGCGGCCTTCTTCGAGCTGGTGCCGCTGGGGACCGAGGGCCGGGAACCGGGCTGGCTTGCCCACGCCCGCGACGCCTTGGAGAACGCGCTGCAGGACAGCTTCGATGAGCTGGACGAGAACCCCTGGGTGCTCCAGCTCTATGCCCAGGACGAGCCGAGTTTCGACCAGTACATGCAGACCCTGCGTGACTACGTGCAGCCACGTGCCCGCGGGACAGCGTTCACCGAGTTCTACCTGCGCTTCTTCGGCCACCATCTGCGTGCGGTGGCCAAGCCCGGCGGCCTGTTCGAGGACACGGTGGTCACGCGGCTGCGCTGGCGCGGGCAGACGCGGCGCGTGCGCATGGTGGTCTATCGACGTGCCACCGGGCAGGCAAGCCGCCGCGGCCAGACGCCCGAGCAGATGCTGAACATCGTCTGCGACCGCCTGTGTGGCGGGCTGGCGAACGCCGGCATCCAGGCACGGCGCATGGTCGCAGCCGACGTCCACGACTGGCTGCTGCGGTGGCTCAATCCGCGCCCCGCGATGCTCGGGCCCAGTACAGAGGACCGGGAGCGCTTCTACGCACTGGCGCGCTACCCGGACGAGACTGAGGCCGGCGAGATCGAACTGGCGAGCGGGCGGGATTTCAGCCAGCGGCTGTTCTTCGGCCAGCCACGCTCCGACGTGGAGCACGGCACCTGGTACTTCGACGGCATGCCGCACCGTGTGCTGATCACCGACCGGCTGCGCATGCCGCCCGGCACGGGACATCTAACCGGCGAGACCCGCAAGGGCGATGCGATCAACACGCTGTTCGACCAGATGCCGGAAGACACCTTGCTTTGTCTCACGATGGTTGCCACGCCCCAGGATGTCCTGGAATCGGATCTGAACCACCTGGCGAAGAAGGCCGTGGGCGAGACGCTGGCGTCGGAGCAGACGCTCAAGGACGTGCATGAAGCCCGCTCGCTGATCGGCAGCGCGCACAAGCTCTACCGGGGCACGCTGGCGTTCTACCTGCGCGGGCGCGACGAGGCGGAACTGGATCGGCGCGGCCTGGACCTGGCGAACGTGATGCTCAACGCTGGTTTGCAGCCGGTGCGAGAGGATGATGAGGTGGCGCCGCTCAACAGCTACCTGCGCTGGCTGCCGTGCTGCTACAACCCCGGCAAGGATCGGCGCCGGTGGTACACGCAACTGATGTTCGCCCAGCACGCGGCAAACCTGTCGCCGGTGTGGGGCCGTGCCCAGGGTACGGGGCATCCAGGCATCACGATGTTCAACCGCGGCGGCGGGCCGATCACCTTCGATCCGCTCAATCGCCTGGACCGGCAGATGAACGCCCACCTGTTCCTGTTCGGCCCGACGGGTTCCGGCAAATCGGCCACGCTCAACAATCTGCTGAACCAGGTCACGGCCATTTATCGGCCGCGCCTCTTCATCGTGGAAGCCGGCAATAGCTTCGGCTTGTTCAGCGACTTCGCCAGGCGCCTGGGCCTGACCGTGAATCGGGTCAAGCTGGCCCCCGGATCGGGCATCAGCCTAGCGCCGTTCGCCGACGCGCGCCGGCTGATCGAAACGCCCAGCGATGTGCAAACGCTCGATGCCGATGCGCTGGACGAAGACCTGCCACCCGATGCCTCAGCCATGGAGGCGGACGAACAGCGCGACGTGCTGGGCGAACTGGAGATCACGGCGCGGCTGATGATCACTGGCGGCGAGGACAAGGAGGAAGCCAGGATGACGCGCGCCGACCGCTCGCTGATCCGCCAGTGCATCCTCGACGCCGCCGAGCACTGCGTGGCCGAGAAGCGCACGGTGCTCACGCGCGACGTGCGCAATGCGCTGCGCACCCGCGGCCAGGACCCGACGTTGCCCGAGATGCGGCGCGTGCGGCTGCTGGAGATGGCGGACGCGATGGACATGTTCTGCCAAGGCACGGACGGCGAGATGTTCGACCGCGACGGCACGCCGTGGCCCGAGGCCGACATCACGCTGGTGGATCTCGCGACCTATGCCCGTGAGGGCTACAACGCGCAGCTCTCGATCGCGTACATCAGCCTCATCAGCACGGTGAACAACATCGCGGAGCGTGACCAGTATCTCGGCCGCCCGATCATCAACGTGACCGACGAAGGCCACATCATCACGAAGAACCCGCTGCTCGCGCCGTATGTCGTGAAAATTACAAAAATGTGGCGCAAGTTGGGCGCCTGGTTCTGGCTGGCGACGCAAAACATCGACGATCTGCCGCGCGCCGCAGAGCCCATGCTCAACATGATCGAGTGGTGGATCTGCCTGTCGATGCCGCCGGACGAGGTGGAGAAGATCGCACGATTCCGCGAACTCTCGCCGGCGCAGAAGGCGCTGATGCTTTCGGCACGCAAGGAAGCGGGCAAGTTCACCGAGGGCGTCATCCTCTCCAAAAGCATGGAGGTGCTCTTCCGCGCCGTGCCGCCGAGCCTGTATCTCGCGCTCGCGCAGACCGAACCCGAAGAGAAGGCCGAGCGCTACCAGCTCATGCAGCAGCACGGCGTCAGCGAGTTGGATGCCGCCTTCAAGGTGGCCGAGAAGATCGACCGGGCACGCGGCATCGAGTCGCCGGCCCTGGCCCTGCCCTGA